The sequence GTCATCTTCTCGGGGTCGGTGACCACGAAGCTGGGCCACAGGAAGTTGTTCCACGAGCCCATGAACGCGAAGACGCCCAGCGTGACGAGCGCCGGCACCGCCAGCGGCAGAATCACGTTCCACAGCACCTGCCAGCTGTTCGCGCCGTCCAGGTGCGCGGCTTCCTCCAGCTCACGCGGAATGCCCGCAAAGAACTGGCGCAGCAGGAACACGCCGAACACGCCGGGAATGCCCGGCCAGATCAATGAGTTATAGCTGTTGATCCAGTTGAACTGAATCATCATCAGGTAGGTCGGCACCAGCGTCACGATGCCGGGAATCATCAGGCTCGACAGGATGAACCAGAACCAGCCGTTGCGCCCCGGAAAGCGCATGCGGGCCAGCGGGTAGGCGGTCAGCACACAGATGATCAGGTGCAGCACGGTGAACAGGGCCGCCACGTACAGCGAGTTCCAGGTCCAGCGCAGGATGTCGCCGTCCGGCGAGTTCAGCACTTCCTGGTAATTGGAGAGGGTGGGGTGCGCCGGAATCCACTGCACCGGCTGCGCGATGGTGTCGGCCTCCGGCTTGAGCGAGGTGGAGATCATCCAGTACACCGGCGCCAGGAACAGAATCGCCAGGATGCACAGCACCACAAAACGCGGGATGTCACGCGGGAGCCGCCGGGAGCGGGACTGACCGTGCCGGTTCAGGTTGGGGGCCGCCAGCGCCATATCAGTTGCCTCCCTGCACGTCGCGCGCCATGATGCGGAACTGCGCGGCGGTGAAGATCAGCATGATCACCCCGAACACGAAGGCCATCGCGGTGGCGGAGGCCGCCTGGTTGTTGCTGAAGCCTTCCTCGGTGATGTACTGGATGACGCTCTGGGTGGTGCGGGTGGGGCCACCGTTGGTGATGACCAGCGACTGCCCGTACAGCTGCAGGGACGCCAGCGCGGTGGTGACCACCACGAACAGCGTCTGCGGGGTGAGCAGCGGCAGGGTGATGCCGCGGAACTGCTGCCAGGCGGTCGCGCCGTCCAGGGACGCGGCCTCGTAGAGGCTCTCGGAGATGTTGCCGAGCGCAGCCAGGTACAGTGTCATGTTGAAGCCGATGGTCCACCACACGGTGCCCACCACAATCGGAATCCAGGCCAGCCACTCGGTGGACAGGAAGGGAATCGGCTGCCGGTGGAAAAACTGCGTGATGACGGCGTTCACCAGCCCGATCTGGTTGTCGAACATCCAACGCCACAGGATGCCCATGACGCTGACGGTCAGGATGCCCGGAAGAAAGAACACCGCCCGGAAGAAGGCCCGGCCGAAGATGGGCCGGTGCAGCAGCACCGCCA comes from Deinococcus sonorensis KR-87 and encodes:
- a CDS encoding carbohydrate ABC transporter permease translates to MALAAPNLNRHGQSRSRRLPRDIPRFVVLCILAILFLAPVYWMISTSLKPEADTIAQPVQWIPAHPTLSNYQEVLNSPDGDILRWTWNSLYVAALFTVLHLIICVLTAYPLARMRFPGRNGWFWFILSSLMIPGIVTLVPTYLMMIQFNWINSYNSLIWPGIPGVFGVFLLRQFFAGIPRELEEAAHLDGANSWQVLWNVILPLAVPALVTLGVFAFMGSWNNFLWPSFVVTDPEKMTLPVGITTFSQRYVTDYGKLMASTALAAVPVLIAYLVAQRYLVAGLATSGMKE
- a CDS encoding carbohydrate ABC transporter permease; its protein translation is MTSTSDQVARQPRQRPAQRVSLVPYLYLLPHAILFLLFVVYPVGYGLYVSFHRWDLLQETRPFVGVEYYRNLFDPSTPQSQFFWQTLKNTLFFTVVSVPLLVISSLGLAVLLHRPIFGRAFFRAVFFLPGILTVSVMGILWRWMFDNQIGLVNAVITQFFHRQPIPFLSTEWLAWIPIVVGTVWWTIGFNMTLYLAALGNISESLYEAASLDGATAWQQFRGITLPLLTPQTLFVVVTTALASLQLYGQSLVITNGGPTRTTQSVIQYITEEGFSNNQAASATAMAFVFGVIMLIFTAAQFRIMARDVQGGN